The Streptomyces sp. HUAS MG91 sequence AGCTCCTGCACGGTGCCGACGAGCGGGATCATGACCTCGGCGCGCGGGTCGCCCTTGGCGTTCTTGCGCTCGGCGGCGGCCTCGGCGATGGCCCGTACCTGCATGGCGAACAGACCGGGGATGACCAGGCCGAGCCGGACGCCGCGCAGGCCCAGCATCGGGTTCGACTCGTGCAGCCGGTGCACGGCCTGGAGCAGGCGCAGGTCGTTCTCGTTGGCGTCCTGGCGGGACTCGGCGAGGGCGACGCGCACCGACAGCTCGGTGATGTCGGGCAGGAACTCGTGCAGCGGCGGGTCGAGGAGGCGGATCGTGACGGGCAGTCCGTCCATCGCCTCGAACAGCTCGACGAAGTCACGCTTCTGCAGCGGCAGGAGCTGCTTCAGCGACTCCTCGCGCTCGGCGTCGGTGTCGGCGAGGATCAGCTTCTCGACCATCTCGCGGCGCTCGCCGAGGAACATGTGCTCGGTGCGGCACAGGCCGATGCCCTGGGCGCCGAACCGGCGGGCGCGCAGCGCGTCCTCGGCGTTGTCGGCGTTGGCGCGGACCCGCAGCCGGCGGACCCGGTCCGCGTAGGCCATGACGCGGTGCACCGCGCCGACCAGCTCGTCGGCGTCGTCGGCGCCCGCGTGCATCCGGCCCTCGAAGTACTCGACGACCGGCGACGGGACGACGGGCACCTCGCCGAGGTACACCTTGCCGCTGGAGCCGTCGATGGAGACGACGTCGCCCTCCTCGACGACCACGTCGCCGACGGTCATCCGGCGGCGCTTGGTGTCGACCTCCAGGTCCTCGGCGCCGCAGACACAGGTCTTGCCCATGCCGCGCGCGACGACGGCCGCGTGCGAGGTCTTGCCGCCGCGCGAGGTGAGGATGCCCTCGGCGGCGATCATGCCGTCGAGGTCGTCGGGGTTGGTCTCGCGGCGGATCAGGATGACCTTCTCGCCCGAGCGCGACCACTTGATGGCGGTGTACGAGTCGAAGACGGCCTTGCCGACGGCGGCGCCCGGCGAGGCCGCGATGCCACGCCCGAGCTGCTGGACCTTCGCGTCCTCGTCGAACTTCGGGAACATCAGCTGCGCGAGCTGGGCGCCCGTGACGCGCTGGAGGGCCTCGGCCTCGTCGATCAGGCCCTGGTCGACGAGTTGCGTGGCGATCCGGAAGGCGGCACCGGCGGTGCGCTTGCCGACGCGGGTCTGGAGCATCCACAGCTGGCCGCGCTCGATGGTGAACTCGATGTCGCAGAGGTCCTTGTAGTGGTTCTCAAGGGTCTCCATGATCTGCATGAGCTGGTCGTACGACTTCTTGTCGATGTTCTCCAGCTCGGCGAGGGCGACCGTGTTGCGGATGCCCGCGACGACGTCCTCGCCCTGCGCGTTCTGGAGGTAGTCGCCGTACACGCCCTGGTGGCCGGAGGCCGGGTCGCGGGTGAAGGCGACGCCCGTACCGGAGTCGGGGCCGAGGTTGCCGAAGACCATCGAACAGACGTTGACGGCGGTGCCGAGGTCGCCGGGGATGCGCTCCTGGCGGCGGTAGAGCTTGGCGCGGTCGGTGTTCCACGACTCGAAGACGGCCTTTATGGCCAGGTCCATCTGCTCGCGCGGGTCCTGCGGGAAGTCCCGCCCGGCCTCGGTCTTGACGATCTTCTTGAAGCGCGTGACGAGCTTCTTCAGGTCGGCCGCGTCCAGGTCGGTGTCGACCGTGACCTTCTTGGCGTGCTTGGCCTTCTCCAGCTCGTCCTCGAAGAGCTCACCGTCGACGTCGAGCACCGTCTTGCCGAACATCTGGATGAGGCGGCGGTACGAGTCCCAGGCGAAGCGGTCGTCGCCGGCCTGCTTGGCGAGGCCCTGCACCGACT is a genomic window containing:
- the ppdK gene encoding pyruvate, phosphate dikinase — translated: MSENKDPQVAKFVYDFTEGNKDLKDLLGGKGANLAEMTNLGLPVPPGFTITTDACKVYLDSGEEPVALRDEVTQHLDALEARMGKKLGQADNPLLVSVRSGAKFSMPGMMDTVLNIGLSDKSVQGLAKQAGDDRFAWDSYRRLIQMFGKTVLDVDGELFEDELEKAKHAKKVTVDTDLDAADLKKLVTRFKKIVKTEAGRDFPQDPREQMDLAIKAVFESWNTDRAKLYRRQERIPGDLGTAVNVCSMVFGNLGPDSGTGVAFTRDPASGHQGVYGDYLQNAQGEDVVAGIRNTVALAELENIDKKSYDQLMQIMETLENHYKDLCDIEFTIERGQLWMLQTRVGKRTAGAAFRIATQLVDQGLIDEAEALQRVTGAQLAQLMFPKFDEDAKVQQLGRGIAASPGAAVGKAVFDSYTAIKWSRSGEKVILIRRETNPDDLDGMIAAEGILTSRGGKTSHAAVVARGMGKTCVCGAEDLEVDTKRRRMTVGDVVVEEGDVVSIDGSSGKVYLGEVPVVPSPVVEYFEGRMHAGADDADELVGAVHRVMAYADRVRRLRVRANADNAEDALRARRFGAQGIGLCRTEHMFLGERREMVEKLILADTDAEREESLKQLLPLQKRDFVELFEAMDGLPVTIRLLDPPLHEFLPDITELSVRVALAESRQDANENDLRLLQAVHRLHESNPMLGLRGVRLGLVIPGLFAMQVRAIAEAAAERKNAKGDPRAEVMIPLVGTVQELEIVREEADRVIAEVEATSGVKLKLAIGTMIELPRAALTAGQIAEAAEFFSFGTNDLTQTVWGFSRDDVEASFFTAYLEKGIFGVSPFETIDKDGVGSLVRNAVEAGRATRPDLKLGVCGEHGGDPESVHFFHEVGLDYVSCSPFRIPVARLEAGRAASTSAGSDHR